From one Gracilibacillus salinarum genomic stretch:
- a CDS encoding FadR/GntR family transcriptional regulator — protein sequence MIVVSETVLKFLLDFIRKKELQAGDKLPSERELVQLLEVGRSSVREALQTLAERGIVEKQPGKGAYLKTTIQDQELDELTTWIPSLDVNKSMDLLEFRKGVEVKITYLAAKRRSEDDLSRLEQANEDLLRCISNGTSIIVPDLNFHAALAYATHHDVIASVYHSVVDNFKKVRMEMAINDDVENALYYHQEILKAVTEQDSERAGLFMQRHLEDVQFNYRNMLSELNNKVLQEQ from the coding sequence ATGATTGTAGTGAGTGAAACGGTACTAAAATTTTTGTTAGATTTTATTCGTAAAAAAGAACTGCAGGCTGGAGATAAATTACCTTCAGAGCGTGAATTGGTGCAATTGCTGGAGGTTGGCAGGTCTTCGGTCAGAGAAGCTTTGCAAACACTGGCTGAGCGCGGTATTGTGGAAAAGCAGCCGGGTAAAGGAGCGTACTTAAAAACCACGATACAGGACCAGGAACTAGATGAGTTAACAACCTGGATTCCTTCACTTGACGTGAACAAATCAATGGATCTTCTAGAATTTCGCAAAGGCGTGGAAGTGAAGATTACGTATTTGGCAGCAAAGAGAAGAAGTGAGGATGACCTGAGCAGGTTGGAGCAAGCTAACGAAGATTTGTTACGTTGTATTTCGAATGGTACGTCGATTATCGTTCCCGATTTGAACTTTCATGCTGCATTAGCATACGCTACCCATCATGATGTTATTGCCTCCGTCTATCACTCGGTCGTAGACAATTTTAAGAAAGTAAGAATGGAAATGGCGATTAATGACGATGTTGAGAATGCCCTTTACTATCATCAGGAAATTTTAAAAGCCGTAACAGAACAAGATTCGGAAAGAGCGGGATTATTCATGCAGCGGCATTTAGAAGATGTCCAATTTAACTACCGGAACATGTTATCAGAGTTGAATAACAAAGTGTTGCAAGAACAATAG
- a CDS encoding amidohydrolase family protein, which produces MEKLIKNVTLNGERSDIVIEDGKIKEVTTDKVDSSSDVYDAKGLLYLPTLNDMHCHLDKHLVGEKWRSLQPFITLPGQLTFEKSLLETMENSVQKRVKIMAELMLQHGTTKIRTHVDVDPGLGLKHLEAVTLLREEMRGKMEIEIVAFPQQGLLLSDSVAVMKEALRNGADLVGGVDPGGLEKRLDSSLEAMFDLGAAFDKGIDLHLHDPGHLGKYTIDRVADLTEQTGKQGKVAVSHAYCLGMLSDDELEDTYQALRENDISIISSVPIDRPMPRLQSMINNELSFLVGTDNIQDAWSPYGDGDLLRRGSRLAEKNGWVTDEQLIAAYSYITSRSLEPVIGEKADFVLVDAQNIQQAMAIVPRREAVFAGGNLIAEKGELLDNCR; this is translated from the coding sequence TTGGAAAAATTAATTAAGAACGTCACGTTAAATGGAGAGCGAAGTGACATAGTAATTGAAGATGGCAAGATAAAAGAGGTTACAACTGACAAGGTGGATTCTTCTTCAGATGTATATGACGCGAAGGGACTACTTTATTTGCCGACGCTAAACGATATGCACTGTCATCTGGATAAGCATCTTGTTGGTGAAAAATGGCGTTCTTTGCAGCCGTTTATAACGTTACCAGGGCAATTAACATTTGAAAAAAGCTTATTAGAAACAATGGAAAACTCTGTGCAAAAACGAGTAAAGATTATGGCGGAATTAATGTTGCAGCATGGCACAACGAAGATCCGTACTCATGTTGATGTCGATCCAGGTCTTGGGTTAAAACACCTCGAAGCTGTCACTTTGTTACGTGAAGAAATGCGTGGCAAGATGGAGATCGAAATTGTCGCTTTTCCACAACAAGGTTTGCTTTTATCGGATTCGGTAGCTGTGATGAAAGAAGCTTTACGAAATGGTGCTGATCTAGTTGGCGGCGTGGATCCAGGTGGTTTGGAGAAACGGTTGGATAGCAGTTTGGAAGCGATGTTTGATTTAGGGGCAGCATTTGATAAAGGAATCGATTTACATTTGCATGATCCGGGGCACTTAGGAAAGTACACGATAGACCGGGTTGCTGATTTAACAGAACAAACAGGGAAACAAGGGAAAGTGGCCGTCAGTCATGCCTACTGTTTAGGTATGTTAAGCGATGATGAATTAGAGGATACTTATCAAGCATTGCGAGAGAATGATATTTCGATAATTTCCAGTGTGCCAATCGACCGTCCGATGCCACGCCTACAATCGATGATCAATAATGAGCTCTCTTTTTTAGTAGGGACCGATAATATTCAAGATGCATGGTCACCTTATGGAGATGGAGATTTATTAAGAAGGGGATCGAGATTGGCTGAAAAAAATGGCTGGGTCACAGACGAACAGTTGATAGCAGCTTATTCCTATATAACGAGTCGTTCATTGGAACCAGTAATCGGGGAGAAAGCTGATTTTGTCTTAGTAGATGCGCAAAATATCCAACAGGCGATGGCAATTGTACCGAGAAGAGAAGCGGTTTTTGCAGGTGGAAATTTAATTGCTGAGAAGGGTGAATTACTGGATAATTGTCGTTAG
- a CDS encoding ABC transporter substrate-binding protein produces the protein MNKLGGLWKSGLFVVGLAVLLMLAACGNEETGSAETEGEDQKEATEETAEIEPVKIVLNWFAQAGHGGIYTADVEGYYEENGLDVTIEPGGPQVSSVQMVASGSAEFGLVHGDQLLVAKNQGIDLVALAAIYQNSPQAMMTHKGHEIEDFGDINGRTVFIQSGIAYWEYFKGQYDLSNVNEIAFTGDHTNFMNDEESVNQVYVTGEPYFMEQQGIETETKLISDSGYNPYQYVLYVTKDYLEENEETVKKFVSAFVEGWNHFKESPDTTLDEIHEVNPDMTMEANEYGMEVGKDFIFVGDAEDKGFGYMSEERWATLIDQLTEAGVLEVEIEASDIFTNDYLTES, from the coding sequence ATGAACAAGCTTGGGGGACTTTGGAAAAGTGGTTTATTTGTTGTCGGTTTGGCCGTTTTATTAATGTTGGCAGCTTGTGGAAATGAGGAAACAGGAAGTGCAGAAACAGAAGGGGAAGACCAGAAGGAAGCTACGGAAGAAACAGCAGAGATTGAACCGGTGAAAATTGTCCTAAACTGGTTTGCACAGGCTGGCCATGGTGGTATTTATACTGCTGATGTGGAAGGCTATTACGAAGAGAATGGCTTGGACGTAACGATAGAACCTGGTGGTCCGCAGGTTTCTTCGGTTCAAATGGTTGCTTCTGGCTCTGCCGAATTCGGGCTTGTTCATGGGGATCAGTTATTAGTAGCAAAAAATCAAGGGATTGATCTAGTCGCACTGGCGGCAATCTATCAGAATAGTCCTCAGGCGATGATGACGCATAAAGGTCATGAGATTGAAGATTTCGGAGATATTAACGGACGTACCGTCTTTATTCAGTCTGGTATTGCCTATTGGGAATACTTTAAAGGCCAATACGATTTAAGTAATGTTAATGAGATCGCGTTTACTGGCGACCATACCAATTTTATGAACGATGAAGAATCTGTTAATCAAGTGTATGTCACAGGAGAACCATATTTTATGGAACAACAGGGAATCGAGACAGAGACGAAGTTAATATCAGATTCTGGCTATAATCCGTATCAATATGTATTATATGTAACAAAGGATTACTTAGAAGAAAATGAAGAAACCGTTAAAAAATTCGTATCTGCTTTTGTCGAAGGCTGGAACCATTTTAAGGAGTCCCCTGATACTACATTAGATGAGATCCATGAGGTCAATCCGGACATGACGATGGAAGCAAACGAATATGGCATGGAAGTCGGTAAGGATTTTATCTTCGTTGGGGACGCGGAAGATAAAGGTTTTGGTTATATGTCAGAGGAAAGATGGGCGACGTTAATTGATCAGCTCACTGAAGCAGGTGTACTGGAAGTCGAAATCGAGGCATCTGACATCTTTACAAATGACTACTTGACGGAATCTTAA
- a CDS encoding SDR family NAD(P)-dependent oxidoreductase, giving the protein MEIKEKVAVITGGASGIGFATAKLLAEKGAKIVVADYNKEAGEAAKQEIANSGAEAIFVDADVSNEENVKRMIDTAVEQFGQVDIIFNNAGIGVQGMTHELSYEDYHKVIAINQDGVFFGSKYAVQQMLKTGGGVIINTASILGSVGEPTAFAYNASKGAVNLMTKSLALQYAKDNIRVNAIAPGYVESGMVNKESLGDYYDGLVAKHPLGRLGRPEEIASAVAFVVENDFVTGTTIMVDGGYTAQ; this is encoded by the coding sequence ATGGAGATCAAAGAAAAAGTAGCTGTCATCACAGGAGGAGCATCCGGCATTGGGTTTGCCACAGCCAAATTACTTGCTGAAAAAGGGGCAAAAATAGTAGTCGCTGACTATAACAAAGAAGCTGGTGAAGCAGCCAAACAGGAAATAGCGAACAGCGGTGCAGAAGCAATATTTGTGGATGCTGATGTATCTAACGAAGAGAATGTAAAAAGAATGATTGATACCGCTGTCGAACAATTTGGACAGGTCGATATTATTTTCAACAATGCTGGAATCGGTGTACAGGGAATGACCCATGAGCTCTCTTATGAGGACTATCATAAAGTCATCGCGATTAACCAGGACGGGGTGTTCTTCGGTTCCAAGTATGCCGTCCAGCAAATGCTGAAAACAGGTGGCGGCGTGATCATCAATACCGCATCTATTCTAGGCAGTGTCGGGGAACCGACTGCTTTTGCCTATAATGCGTCAAAAGGTGCCGTTAATTTGATGACCAAATCCCTTGCCCTGCAATACGCAAAGGATAATATTCGTGTTAATGCCATCGCTCCGGGATATGTGGAATCAGGCATGGTCAACAAAGAAAGCCTTGGCGATTATTATGATGGTTTAGTAGCAAAGCATCCTCTCGGCCGACTCGGACGCCCAGAAGAAATCGCCTCAGCAGTCGCCTTTGTGGTAGAAAATGATTTTGTGACAGGAACTACGATTATGGTCGATGGCGGGTATACTGCCCAGTAA
- a CDS encoding amidohydrolase family protein produces the protein MLDLLFHNVTIPHSSERMDVGVSDGIITYLAETEDEAAIAKEVIEADGNVLLPGFVEPHIHLDKAYLLDQMEQDATNLTEAIQFTSELKKSFTKEDIRERSIKVLEKCIGYGVTHLRCHVEVDPIVGLKGMEVLSDLRETFRDQLQIQLVAFPQEGIFKQPGTADLMEKAMLLGADVVGGIPYNDDDAVEHIDFVFALAAKWNKPIDFHVDFSDDPTQLAIRDIVKRTLAYDYQGRVSVGHLTSLASVPYHEAQLIAEDIAEAGISVMALPATDLFLNGRSDQERVRRGVTPVKLLIEKGVNVSFGTNNIQNPFTPFGTGDPLDIALLLAQVAQLGTKQDAELLLDMATVHAAKAIGLEEYGIALHNQADLILFDTTNLRQILLERPPRQTVWKRGVKQRDNNSDEKMIHVAHGAEI, from the coding sequence ATGCTGGATCTGTTGTTTCATAACGTTACCATTCCTCACTCTTCAGAACGAATGGATGTAGGAGTTAGTGATGGAATCATTACGTATTTAGCGGAGACAGAGGATGAGGCTGCAATTGCCAAAGAAGTAATCGAAGCGGATGGAAATGTGCTTTTACCTGGTTTTGTAGAACCGCATATTCATTTAGATAAGGCCTATCTGTTAGATCAGATGGAGCAGGATGCTACTAATCTAACAGAAGCCATTCAATTTACAAGTGAATTAAAGAAATCTTTTACCAAAGAGGATATAAGAGAGCGATCAATTAAAGTGTTAGAGAAATGTATTGGATACGGTGTGACGCATTTAAGGTGTCATGTAGAAGTGGATCCAATTGTTGGTTTGAAGGGAATGGAAGTGTTATCAGATTTAAGGGAAACCTTTCGGGATCAATTGCAGATTCAGCTAGTAGCCTTTCCTCAGGAAGGGATTTTTAAGCAACCGGGGACGGCTGATTTAATGGAAAAAGCAATGTTGCTAGGTGCGGATGTTGTTGGTGGAATTCCTTACAATGATGACGATGCTGTGGAACATATTGATTTTGTGTTTGCATTAGCAGCTAAATGGAATAAACCTATTGATTTTCATGTTGATTTTTCAGATGATCCCACGCAGCTGGCGATTCGAGATATTGTGAAGCGGACGTTAGCATACGACTATCAAGGAAGAGTCTCAGTAGGACATCTGACATCACTCGCTTCAGTTCCTTATCATGAGGCCCAGCTGATAGCAGAAGATATAGCAGAAGCTGGCATCTCGGTGATGGCCTTACCGGCAACTGATTTATTCTTAAACGGCAGATCCGACCAAGAACGTGTCAGACGCGGTGTCACGCCCGTAAAGTTATTGATAGAAAAAGGAGTGAATGTCAGTTTCGGTACGAATAATATTCAAAATCCTTTTACACCATTCGGTACTGGTGATCCGTTAGATATTGCTTTATTGCTTGCACAGGTAGCCCAATTAGGAACCAAGCAAGATGCTGAATTATTGCTCGACATGGCCACAGTACATGCTGCCAAAGCGATTGGATTGGAGGAATATGGAATCGCACTGCATAACCAAGCCGATTTGATTCTCTTTGACACTACCAATCTCAGGCAGATTCTGTTAGAACGCCCTCCACGACAAACGGTCTGGAAGCGTGGAGTGAAACAAAGAGATAACAATAGTGATGAAAAAATGATTCATGTGGCACATGGAGCAGAGATTTAA
- a CDS encoding DUF2207 domain-containing protein, with protein MVLLLTILVSMFALPQHVFAVDYSIENTEINAYLQENGDVQVTEQHTYQFDDEFNGITRALIPKEQTQIIDFQASENNTALTVEQEENLYKIYRSGSDQKISIDLSYTITNGVEVYTDLAQFYWPFFDNSNESAYLNMDIYIHPPQSTGDALALGYDEAYETSTIAPDGVVHFAMGEVPSGRNGDIRVAYDASLFAASTMFDGTIREEMEADQIRLAEEAAAYENRKEMLSRISPYLISGVTIYLLLLFITVWRRKQSRLLEAERSISSLLSLPNSNMSLPATILYMRNMSPKSDLLVAALLDLVRKGYVKRDGDRTFVSVDSKQDYQHESILINWLFHKIGDHGVFSLSALDTYVQDKHNHSDYHSDYQKWVQAVKKELKKHALIDKQIGLRWMTAIVGLFLIPFSIILGVHSIFTPMVFSIMLSLIFILFAMIYQPKTVEGVRIKQQWEQLHSNYSNISEQEWNDWMSDQQMQAYIYAIGTGHKAMQKKSEHLSKSFTGPATTDTTSQTNDIVMLVLIASTMTQEFDKAGTIVSATTSSGNAGGGAGVGGGGGGSGAF; from the coding sequence ATGGTGTTACTACTGACTATTCTTGTTTCAATGTTTGCACTGCCACAGCACGTCTTCGCTGTGGACTATTCGATAGAAAATACTGAAATCAACGCTTACTTACAGGAAAACGGTGATGTGCAAGTAACCGAGCAGCACACCTATCAATTTGATGATGAGTTTAATGGCATCACCCGAGCACTTATACCGAAAGAACAGACACAAATTATAGATTTCCAAGCTTCAGAGAACAACACAGCACTAACGGTGGAGCAGGAAGAAAATCTATATAAAATCTATCGAAGTGGTTCAGACCAGAAGATTAGCATCGATCTTTCTTATACGATTACGAATGGTGTAGAAGTATATACGGATTTGGCACAATTTTACTGGCCATTCTTTGACAACAGTAATGAGTCTGCTTATCTCAACATGGATATTTACATTCATCCACCCCAATCTACTGGAGACGCACTCGCCTTAGGATATGATGAAGCTTACGAAACATCAACTATCGCCCCAGACGGTGTAGTCCATTTCGCCATGGGTGAAGTGCCGAGCGGAAGAAATGGAGATATTCGAGTAGCTTATGATGCATCACTATTCGCTGCTTCCACTATGTTCGATGGCACGATTCGCGAAGAGATGGAAGCTGATCAGATAAGATTAGCAGAAGAGGCGGCCGCCTACGAAAATAGAAAGGAAATGTTGAGTCGTATATCGCCATATTTAATAAGTGGCGTTACGATATATTTACTCCTGCTGTTTATAACGGTGTGGCGAAGAAAGCAAAGTCGATTATTGGAAGCAGAACGGAGCATTTCTTCTTTACTATCTCTACCAAATTCAAACATGAGTCTGCCTGCAACCATACTTTATATGAGAAATATGTCGCCAAAAAGTGACTTGCTGGTTGCGGCATTACTAGACCTTGTTAGAAAAGGATATGTCAAACGAGATGGTGACCGTACATTTGTCAGTGTCGATTCTAAGCAAGATTACCAGCATGAAAGCATCTTAATAAATTGGTTATTTCATAAAATAGGTGATCATGGTGTTTTCTCCTTATCAGCTCTTGACACTTATGTACAAGATAAACACAACCACTCAGACTACCACAGTGATTATCAGAAGTGGGTCCAAGCTGTAAAAAAAGAGCTAAAAAAACACGCGCTGATTGACAAACAGATAGGCTTGCGCTGGATGACTGCAATTGTCGGTCTTTTCCTTATCCCATTCAGTATCATTCTTGGTGTGCATTCTATTTTCACGCCAATGGTTTTCTCTATTATGTTGAGTCTCATCTTTATACTGTTCGCGATGATCTATCAGCCCAAAACAGTAGAAGGAGTACGTATCAAACAACAATGGGAACAACTTCATTCCAATTACAGTAATATCAGTGAACAAGAGTGGAACGACTGGATGAGTGATCAGCAAATGCAGGCATACATTTATGCGATTGGTACGGGACATAAGGCAATGCAAAAGAAAAGCGAACACCTTAGCAAGAGCTTCACCGGACCCGCTACAACGGACACTACCTCGCAAACCAATGACATAGTGATGTTAGTTTTGATAGCTAGTACTATGACCCAGGAATTTGACAAAGCGGGTACCATCGTTTCGGCTACTACAAGTAGTGGCAATGCAGGTGGCGGAGCTGGAGTCGGTGGTGGAGGCGGCGGCTCAGGTGCTTTTTAG
- a CDS encoding ABC transporter ATP-binding protein: MKEAVAFKQVDKIFNNETIALSDFDLTVHEGEFVCFLGPSGCGKSTALRMVAGLGEPTNGEVEVFGHSPKELIQDTNDIAFVFQDANLLPWKTVLDNVLLPLRLRGGSKREQKKEAVRVLKMVGLADYLKAYPRQLSGGMKMRVSIARALAAKPKLLLMDEPFAALDEITRQTLQQELLDIWQKEKMTILFVTHNVFEAVLLSTRIAVMSARPGRLSSVIDIDIPFPRPASIRTNPKFNEYVDLASEKLEGRQEREEAK, from the coding sequence ATGAAAGAGGCTGTGGCGTTTAAGCAAGTGGACAAAATCTTTAACAATGAAACCATTGCACTAAGTGATTTTGATCTAACCGTGCATGAAGGAGAGTTTGTTTGTTTTCTAGGTCCATCAGGTTGCGGAAAATCTACTGCACTACGAATGGTTGCTGGATTAGGAGAGCCGACAAACGGTGAGGTCGAAGTGTTTGGTCATTCTCCAAAGGAATTAATCCAAGATACGAATGATATTGCTTTTGTTTTTCAAGACGCAAATTTATTACCTTGGAAAACAGTCCTCGATAACGTGTTATTGCCACTGAGGCTCAGAGGAGGCAGCAAAAGAGAACAGAAAAAAGAAGCAGTTCGCGTCCTGAAAATGGTCGGACTTGCAGATTATTTAAAAGCATACCCCCGTCAATTATCTGGTGGAATGAAAATGCGTGTATCGATAGCACGGGCATTAGCGGCAAAACCGAAACTGCTGCTGATGGATGAACCTTTTGCAGCACTTGATGAAATTACGAGACAAACTTTACAGCAGGAATTGCTTGATATCTGGCAAAAAGAAAAAATGACGATTCTGTTTGTGACACATAATGTCTTTGAAGCAGTATTACTATCTACCAGAATTGCGGTGATGTCGGCTAGACCAGGGAGATTATCATCTGTAATAGACATTGATATTCCTTTTCCAAGGCCAGCCAGTATCCGAACCAATCCTAAATTTAATGAATATGTCGACCTTGCCTCAGAGAAGCTGGAAGGTCGTCAAGAACGCGAGGAGGCAAAGTAA
- a CDS encoding ABC transporter permease, translating to MAMSTTELTSKVVKKKINVKQNRFWDTFRAVYLGPVIAFILFIAAWQLVPAILGLQPYIFPKPSDVINAAVTDWSLLWPAIQITVGESVLGFIVRGVIGILASVLLASSKVLERSIYPYAILLQTIPVVAVAPIVVIWFGAGFNSIIVISFLIGFFPVISNTLLGLNSVDKNLDDLFTLYNASKWQRMWRLRIPSALPYIMAGLKISCTLSIVGAIVGEYIAGIGGGKGGIGYSITVAAVQVKTPYLFACGIAAAVLGISFYLLVNLFSHLLLRSWHESAMKVEK from the coding sequence ATGGCGATGTCAACGACAGAACTGACTAGTAAAGTAGTCAAAAAGAAAATCAATGTGAAGCAGAACCGTTTTTGGGATACATTCAGAGCTGTTTATCTTGGTCCCGTTATTGCATTCATCCTTTTTATTGCAGCGTGGCAGCTAGTCCCTGCTATTTTAGGATTACAGCCTTATATTTTTCCAAAGCCGTCAGATGTTATAAACGCAGCTGTGACAGATTGGTCATTATTATGGCCGGCGATTCAAATTACAGTCGGTGAGTCGGTGCTAGGCTTTATTGTTAGAGGTGTGATTGGCATATTAGCTTCTGTACTCTTGGCTAGCTCAAAAGTGTTGGAGCGCAGTATTTACCCATATGCGATTCTGTTGCAGACGATACCGGTCGTGGCCGTGGCACCGATTGTCGTGATCTGGTTTGGTGCCGGATTTAATTCGATCATTGTTATTTCCTTTTTAATCGGATTTTTCCCTGTTATCTCTAATACATTATTAGGCTTGAATTCGGTTGATAAAAATTTAGACGATCTGTTTACCTTATATAATGCCTCAAAATGGCAGCGGATGTGGCGTCTCCGGATTCCATCAGCTTTGCCGTATATTATGGCAGGTTTGAAAATATCGTGTACGCTATCAATCGTGGGAGCGATCGTTGGCGAATATATAGCCGGAATCGGCGGTGGAAAAGGTGGAATCGGTTATTCAATTACCGTTGCTGCTGTCCAGGTGAAAACACCGTATCTATTTGCTTGCGGCATTGCTGCAGCCGTATTAGGGATAAGTTTTTATCTATTGGTCAATTTGTTTTCTCACCTACTGCTTCGTTCTTGGCATGAGTCAGCAATGAAGGTAGAAAAATAA